A genome region from Sphingomonas sp. BGYR3 includes the following:
- the ubiA gene encoding 4-hydroxybenzoate octaprenyltransferase, giving the protein MTATITPDSEHRGLVALLPAAARPYALLARLDRPIGWWLLFWPGAWAVALSGQAVARWDLIAWLLIGSIAMRGAGCVYNDIVDRDLDARVERTRTRPLPSGQVSVRAAWGWLVALALTGLIVWFQLGWPARIVALASLALVAAYPFMKRITWWPQAWLGIVFSWAAPVAWIETAGEVNAAGILLYLGSIAWVIGYDTLYAVQDVEDDALAGIRSSARALGPRVRAGVAVCYALALAAWGGAIWQVFANPLAIAALLPAALHLIWQVATLDRADPMSALVRFRSNRNCGALIFMAMLVVGQASIV; this is encoded by the coding sequence ATGACTGCCACCATCACCCCGGACAGCGAACATCGCGGCCTTGTGGCGCTGTTGCCCGCGGCCGCGCGGCCCTATGCCTTGCTCGCGCGGCTTGACCGGCCGATCGGGTGGTGGCTGCTGTTCTGGCCCGGTGCCTGGGCGGTGGCGCTGTCGGGTCAGGCGGTGGCGCGGTGGGATCTGATCGCGTGGCTGCTTATCGGCAGCATCGCGATGCGCGGGGCGGGCTGCGTCTATAACGACATTGTCGACCGCGATCTGGACGCACGGGTGGAACGCACGCGCACCCGCCCGCTGCCCAGTGGTCAGGTGTCGGTGCGCGCCGCCTGGGGCTGGCTGGTCGCCCTCGCGCTGACCGGCCTGATCGTGTGGTTTCAGCTTGGCTGGCCCGCGCGGATCGTGGCGCTGGCCAGTCTGGCGCTGGTCGCCGCCTATCCGTTCATGAAGCGCATCACCTGGTGGCCGCAGGCATGGCTGGGCATCGTGTTCAGCTGGGCCGCGCCGGTTGCGTGGATCGAAACGGCGGGAGAGGTAAACGCGGCGGGCATCCTCCTTTATCTGGGCAGCATCGCCTGGGTCATCGGATACGACACGCTTTATGCGGTGCAGGATGTGGAGGACGACGCGCTGGCCGGTATCCGCTCGTCCGCCCGCGCGCTGGGGCCGCGGGTGCGGGCGGGCGTCGCGGTCTGTTACGCGCTGGCGCTGGCGGCATGGGGCGGCGCGATCTGGCAGGTGTTCGCCAACCCCCTGGCCATCGCCGCGCTGCTTCCCGCCGCGCTGCACCTGATCTGGCAGGTCGCGACACTGGACCGCGCCGATCCGATGAGCGCGCTGGTCCGGTTTCGCTCGAACCGCAATTGCGGCGCGCTGATCTTCATGGCGATGCTGGTGGTGGGACAGGCGAGTATTGTTTGA
- the ung gene encoding uracil-DNA glycosylase, whose product MAGVRLRPEWLAQIGGEFDQPYMAELRAFLLAERAAGKRIFPPASEWFRALDLTPPDAVRVVILGQDPYHGPGQAHGLCFSVRPGVGVPPSLVNIYKELASDLGIPPARHGHLEAWARQGVLLLNTVLTVEMGQAASHKGRGWERFTDAVIAAVNASPQPVVFLLWGSHAQKKAAAVDRGRHHVLTAPHPSPLSSHTGFLGCRHFSQANAFLAAQGRGTIDWRLPDAAEAAA is encoded by the coding sequence ATGGCCGGGGTGCGGCTTCGGCCCGAATGGCTGGCGCAGATCGGGGGCGAGTTCGACCAGCCCTATATGGCCGAATTGCGCGCGTTCCTGCTGGCGGAACGGGCGGCGGGCAAGCGCATCTTTCCGCCTGCGTCCGAATGGTTTCGCGCGCTTGACCTGACCCCGCCGGACGCGGTGCGCGTCGTCATTCTGGGCCAGGATCCCTATCATGGGCCGGGTCAGGCGCATGGCCTGTGCTTTTCCGTCCGCCCCGGCGTCGGCGTGCCGCCCAGCCTTGTGAACATCTACAAGGAACTCGCCAGCGACCTTGGCATCCCGCCCGCGCGGCACGGCCATCTGGAGGCATGGGCGCGGCAGGGGGTGCTGCTGCTCAACACTGTCCTGACCGTGGAAATGGGGCAGGCCGCATCGCACAAGGGGCGCGGCTGGGAACGCTTTACCGATGCCGTGATTGCTGCGGTCAACGCCTCGCCCCAGCCGGTCGTGTTCCTGCTCTGGGGCAGCCATGCGCAGAAAAAGGCCGCCGCCGTCGATCGCGGCCGCCACCATGTGCTGACCGCGCCGCATCCCTCGCCGCTGTCGTCGCATACCGGCTTTCTCGGCTGCCGCCATTTCAGCCAGGCGAACGCCTTTCTGGCCGCGCAGGGGAGGGGCACGATTGACTGGCGCCTGCCCGACGCGGCAGAGGCGGCGGCATGA
- a CDS encoding aspartate kinase, producing the protein MARIVMKFGGTSMAGIERIRIVAARLKREWEAGNEVAVVVSAMAGETDRLVNFCREASALYDRAEYDVVVASGEQVTSGLLAIALQAIGVPARSWLGWQLPVRTDDAHASARIGGIDTDALNASLAAGNVAVIPGFQGMTDAGRVTTLGRGGSDTSAVAVAAAMKADRCDIYTDVDGVYTTDPRIVPRARKLRRVTYEEMLELASVGAKVLQTRSVGLAMKENVRVQVLSSFVDATDDPEPGTLIVGEEEIDDVERQLITGIAHDKNEAKVTLTAVPDRPGAVGSIFDPLAEANINVDMIVQNIAHEAGSTDVTFTVPNAELARALDVLEKGKERIGYGALRHDTRVAKVTIVGVGMRSHAGVAATMFKTLGERGINIQAITTSEIKVSVLIEEDYTELAVRVLHTAYGLDAPEAITA; encoded by the coding sequence ATGGCGCGGATCGTGATGAAGTTCGGCGGCACCAGTATGGCCGGGATCGAACGCATCCGCATCGTTGCGGCCCGCCTCAAGCGCGAATGGGAGGCCGGCAACGAAGTCGCCGTCGTCGTATCGGCCATGGCGGGCGAAACCGACCGGCTGGTGAATTTCTGTCGCGAGGCGTCCGCCCTGTACGACCGGGCCGAATATGACGTGGTGGTGGCCAGCGGCGAACAGGTGACGAGCGGCCTTCTGGCCATCGCGCTTCAGGCGATCGGCGTGCCCGCGCGCAGCTGGCTTGGCTGGCAATTGCCGGTGCGTACTGACGATGCCCATGCCAGCGCGCGGATCGGCGGGATCGACACCGATGCGCTGAACGCATCGCTGGCCGCGGGCAATGTCGCGGTGATCCCCGGGTTTCAGGGGATGACGGACGCGGGCCGGGTGACGACGCTGGGCCGGGGCGGATCGGATACCTCTGCCGTGGCGGTGGCGGCGGCGATGAAGGCCGACCGGTGCGACATCTATACCGATGTCGACGGCGTCTATACCACCGACCCGCGCATTGTGCCCCGCGCGCGCAAGCTGCGCCGCGTGACGTATGAGGAAATGCTGGAACTGGCGAGCGTGGGGGCAAAGGTGCTCCAGACCCGCTCGGTCGGTCTGGCGATGAAGGAAAATGTGCGCGTCCAGGTGCTGTCGAGCTTCGTGGACGCAACCGACGACCCGGAACCCGGCACGCTGATCGTCGGCGAAGAGGAGATTGACGACGTGGAACGCCAACTGATCACCGGCATCGCGCACGACAAGAACGAGGCGAAGGTGACGCTGACCGCCGTGCCCGACCGGCCGGGCGCGGTCGGATCGATCTTTGATCCGCTGGCCGAGGCGAACATCAATGTCGACATGATCGTCCAGAATATCGCGCATGAGGCGGGATCGACGGACGTGACCTTTACCGTGCCCAATGCCGAACTGGCCCGCGCGCTCGACGTGCTGGAAAAGGGCAAGGAGCGCATCGGCTATGGCGCGCTGCGCCACGACACCCGCGTTGCCAAGGTGACGATCGTCGGCGTGGGCATGCGCAGCCATGCCGGCGTCGCGGCGACGATGTTCAAGACGCTGGGCGAACGCGGCATCAACATTCAGGCGATCACGACCAGCGAGATCAAGGTCAGCGTGCTGATCGAGGAAGATTACACCGAACTCGCCGTCCGCGTGCTGCACACCGCATACGGGCTGGACGCGCCGGAGGCGATCACCGCCTGA
- a CDS encoding DUF427 domain-containing protein codes for MATARWNGRVIAESDDTVVVEGNHYFPADAVDPAVLLPSTRTSVCGWKGTANYYSLSVDGAVNADAAWYYADPKPAAAEIKGRIAFWRGVEVR; via the coding sequence ATGGCCACCGCGCGCTGGAACGGCCGGGTCATCGCCGAGAGCGACGATACCGTGGTGGTGGAGGGGAACCATTATTTCCCCGCCGACGCGGTCGACCCCGCCGTGCTGCTGCCTAGCACTCGCACCAGCGTGTGCGGGTGGAAGGGGACGGCCAATTACTACAGCCTGTCGGTGGACGGGGCGGTCAACGCTGACGCCGCCTGGTATTATGCTGATCCCAAGCCCGCCGCTGCCGAGATCAAGGGCCGGATCGCGTTCTGGCGCGGGGTCGAGGTTCGCTGA
- a CDS encoding oxidoreductase — MDDAPLSVGLIGYGFAGRTFHAPLIAATEGLELTAIASSRPEGVAVDFPGLIVEPTAEALIARRDLDLIVIASPNDTHAPLAHAAIASGAHVVIDKPFALSLDEARGVIAAAEEAGVTCAVFHNRRWDSDYLGVAQAVQDGLIGRLTHLEAHFDRYRPDVVDRWRERAGPGGGIWYDLGPHLVDQALLLMGLPDRVSASLAIARDGGQADDWAHAVLDYGEARAVLHASMLVAGGAARFTVHGTGGSIVKAGMDQQEAQLRSGMTPGAPGWGQDADPLLYYDGAGEPVRARVPAGDQRRFYAGLRDAIRGTAANPVPPVQALAVMAVIEAAFDSARDGRAMPLPLTDAERAAFYASRTDD; from the coding sequence ATGGACGATGCCCCTCTTTCCGTCGGTCTGATCGGCTATGGCTTTGCCGGGCGTACCTTTCACGCACCCCTGATCGCGGCGACCGAGGGGCTGGAGCTGACCGCCATCGCATCGTCCCGGCCCGAAGGGGTGGCGGTGGATTTTCCCGGCCTGATCGTCGAACCGACGGCAGAGGCGCTGATCGCCCGGCGCGACCTTGACCTGATCGTCATTGCCAGCCCCAACGATACCCACGCCCCGCTGGCCCATGCCGCCATCGCATCGGGCGCCCATGTGGTGATCGACAAGCCGTTCGCCCTGTCGCTGGACGAGGCGCGCGGCGTGATTGCCGCGGCGGAGGAGGCGGGCGTCACCTGTGCCGTGTTCCACAATCGCCGCTGGGACAGCGACTATCTGGGCGTAGCGCAGGCGGTGCAGGACGGCCTGATCGGGCGGCTGACGCATCTTGAGGCGCATTTCGACCGGTATCGCCCGGATGTGGTCGACCGGTGGCGCGAACGCGCGGGGCCGGGCGGCGGCATCTGGTACGATCTGGGCCCGCATCTGGTGGATCAGGCGCTGCTGCTGATGGGCCTGCCCGACCGGGTCAGTGCCAGCCTGGCCATCGCGCGCGACGGCGGACAGGCCGATGACTGGGCCCATGCCGTGCTGGATTATGGCGAGGCGCGGGCGGTGCTTCACGCGTCCATGCTGGTGGCGGGCGGGGCGGCGCGCTTTACCGTACACGGCACCGGCGGCAGCATCGTCAAGGCGGGCATGGATCAGCAGGAGGCGCAGCTGCGGTCGGGCATGACTCCCGGCGCGCCCGGCTGGGGTCAGGATGCCGATCCGCTGCTCTATTACGACGGGGCGGGCGAACCCGTCCGCGCCCGCGTGCCCGCCGGGGATCAGCGCCGCTTTTACGCCGGCCTGCGCGATGCCATCCGGGGCACTGCCGCCAATCCCGTGCCGCCGGTTCAGGCGCTGGCCGTGATGGCGGTGATCGAGGCCGCGTTCGACAGCGCGCGGGACGGACGCGCCATGCCCCTGCCCCTGACCGATGCGGAACGGGCGGCGTTCTACGCATCGCGGACCGACGATTGA
- a CDS encoding NAD(P)/FAD-dependent oxidoreductase, with translation MTDTYDAIVLGAGAAGMFCAAEAGKRGVRVLLVDHNDAPGRKILISGGGRCNFTNIHTAPDRYLSANPHFAKSALARYTPADFVELIDRHGIAWHEKTLGQLFCDGSAKQIVAMLRDECDAGGVDWALGQAVGEVGHADGCFTLSLAGRRVSAPQLVIATGGPAIPKLGASGYAYDLARRFGMKVVEPRPALVPLTLGGDDVLFRELSGVAAPVEASAGKARFREAALFTHRGLSGPAILQASSYWRHGEAVGIDFLPDRPADWLVAAKRARPRQTVAKALAEALPERLATVLAERLALAGELAAQTDRALAAAGERLAHWLFRPNGTEGFAKAEVTAGGIATAGLSSRTMEARGVPGLYAIGEAVDVTGWLGGYNFQWAWASAHAAAEGMAERR, from the coding sequence ATGACCGATACCTATGACGCCATCGTGCTGGGCGCAGGCGCGGCGGGCATGTTCTGCGCTGCCGAGGCGGGCAAGCGGGGCGTGCGCGTCCTGCTGGTCGATCACAATGACGCGCCGGGGCGAAAGATCCTGATTTCCGGTGGCGGGCGGTGCAATTTCACCAATATCCACACCGCGCCCGACCGGTACCTGTCGGCCAATCCGCATTTCGCCAAGTCCGCGCTGGCGCGGTACACCCCGGCCGATTTCGTTGAACTGATCGACCGGCATGGCATCGCCTGGCATGAAAAGACGCTGGGGCAGCTGTTCTGCGACGGGTCGGCGAAACAGATCGTGGCGATGCTGCGCGACGAATGCGATGCGGGCGGCGTCGACTGGGCGCTGGGTCAGGCGGTGGGCGAGGTGGGCCATGCCGATGGCTGCTTCACCCTGTCGCTGGCCGGGCGCCGGGTCAGCGCACCGCAACTGGTGATCGCGACCGGCGGCCCGGCCATCCCGAAACTGGGTGCGAGCGGCTATGCCTATGATTTGGCCCGCCGGTTCGGGATGAAGGTGGTCGAGCCGCGCCCGGCGCTGGTCCCCCTGACGCTGGGCGGCGACGATGTGCTGTTCCGCGAACTGTCCGGCGTGGCAGCCCCCGTGGAGGCAAGCGCGGGCAAGGCGCGGTTCCGCGAGGCGGCGCTCTTCACCCATCGCGGCCTGTCCGGCCCCGCGATCCTGCAGGCATCCAGCTATTGGCGGCATGGCGAGGCGGTGGGCATCGATTTCCTGCCCGATCGGCCCGCCGACTGGCTTGTCGCGGCCAAGCGGGCGCGGCCCCGGCAGACGGTGGCAAAGGCGCTGGCCGAGGCGCTGCCCGAACGGCTGGCCACCGTGCTGGCCGAACGGCTGGCGCTGGCCGGCGAACTGGCAGCGCAGACCGACCGCGCGCTGGCGGCGGCGGGCGAGCGGCTGGCGCACTGGCTGTTCCGGCCGAACGGGACGGAGGGCTTTGCCAAGGCCGAGGTGACGGCGGGCGGCATCGCCACTGCCGGGCTGTCGTCGCGGACGATGGAGGCGCGCGGCGTGCCCGGCCTTTATGCCATTGGCGAGGCGGTGGACGTCACCGGGTGGCTGGGCGGATACAATTTCCAATGGGCCTGGGCGAGCGCCCATGCCGCGGCGGAGGGGATGGCCGAGCGGCGCTGA
- a CDS encoding HPP family protein, translating into MIRWSRPMLAGARQGDRMIAGFGAAFGIAMTALIGIAAGISPDLLPVIVAPMGASAVLIYAVPTSPLTQPWQVIGGNSLSALWGLGVVGLVPHPALAAGIAVGGAILIMSATRSPHPPGGASALTAVIGGKAVVAAGMAFPLLVLINSVSMVVIGLAFHRLISGHAWPHRPAPPAAVPTLRRADIDAALAEMGETFDIAPTDLAALLDRAEAHAKGRG; encoded by the coding sequence ATGATCCGATGGTCCAGGCCGATGCTGGCCGGGGCGCGGCAGGGGGACCGGATGATCGCCGGGTTCGGTGCGGCGTTCGGCATCGCGATGACCGCGCTGATCGGGATCGCGGCCGGGATTTCGCCCGACCTGCTGCCCGTCATCGTCGCGCCGATGGGGGCGAGCGCGGTGCTGATCTATGCCGTGCCGACCAGTCCCTTGACCCAGCCATGGCAGGTGATCGGCGGCAACAGCCTGTCCGCGCTGTGGGGGCTGGGCGTCGTCGGCCTGGTCCCGCATCCCGCGCTGGCCGCCGGAATCGCGGTGGGCGGCGCGATCCTGATCATGTCAGCGACGCGCAGCCCGCATCCGCCGGGCGGGGCATCCGCGCTGACCGCCGTGATCGGGGGCAAGGCGGTGGTGGCGGCGGGCATGGCCTTTCCGCTGCTGGTGCTGATCAACAGCGTGTCGATGGTGGTCATCGGCCTTGCCTTCCATCGCCTGATTTCCGGCCATGCCTGGCCCCATCGGCCCGCCCCGCCCGCCGCAGTACCCACCCTGCGCCGCGCCGACATCGACGCCGCGCTGGCGGAAATGGGCGAGACGTTCGACATCGCACCCACCGACCTTGCCGCCCTGCTCGACCGGGCCGAGGCCCATGCGAAGGGGCGGGGATAA
- a CDS encoding nitronate monooxygenase family protein — MSETIDAGAARLKALMARGAAFLGTETAILCGAMSWVSERNLVSAISNAGGFGVIACGAMSPDLLEREIAATKALTTKPFGVNLITMHPQLFDLIAVCGSHGVGHIVLAGGLPPAGSLEAIKATGAKVICFAPALVLAKRLIRTGVDALVIEGMEAGGHIGPVSTSVLAQEILPEVAEQLPVFVAGGIGRGGAIASYLEMGAAGVQLGTRFACASESIAHPDFKKAFFRASARDAVASVQVDPRLPVIPVRALKNKGTELFTVKQREVAASLDAGAVEMAEAQLQIEHYWAGALRRAVIDGDVENGSLMAGQSVGMVTKEEPVAEIIASLMDEAAEALGRRSV, encoded by the coding sequence ATGAGCGAGACGATTGATGCGGGCGCGGCGCGCCTGAAGGCGCTGATGGCACGGGGTGCGGCATTTCTGGGCACGGAAACGGCGATCCTGTGCGGGGCCATGTCCTGGGTGTCCGAGCGGAACCTGGTTTCCGCCATTTCCAACGCGGGCGGGTTTGGCGTCATTGCGTGCGGCGCGATGAGCCCCGACCTGCTGGAGCGGGAGATTGCGGCGACCAAGGCGCTGACGACCAAGCCGTTCGGCGTGAACCTGATCACCATGCACCCGCAGCTGTTCGACCTGATCGCGGTGTGCGGCAGCCACGGCGTCGGGCATATCGTGCTGGCGGGCGGCCTGCCCCCGGCGGGGTCACTGGAGGCGATCAAGGCGACGGGGGCGAAGGTCATCTGCTTTGCGCCCGCGCTGGTCCTTGCCAAGCGGCTGATCCGCACCGGCGTCGATGCGCTGGTGATCGAGGGGATGGAGGCCGGCGGCCATATCGGCCCGGTGTCGACCAGCGTGCTGGCGCAGGAAATCCTGCCCGAAGTCGCCGAACAGCTGCCCGTGTTCGTCGCGGGCGGCATCGGGCGCGGCGGCGCGATCGCCAGCTATCTGGAAATGGGCGCGGCGGGGGTTCAGCTGGGCACCCGCTTTGCCTGTGCCAGCGAGAGCATCGCGCATCCCGATTTCAAAAAGGCGTTTTTCCGCGCCAGCGCCCGCGATGCCGTGGCCAGCGTTCAGGTGGACCCGCGCCTGCCCGTGATCCCGGTCCGCGCGCTGAAGAACAAGGGCACGGAACTGTTCACCGTCAAGCAGCGCGAGGTTGCGGCATCGCTGGATGCAGGCGCGGTGGAGATGGCCGAGGCGCAGTTGCAGATCGAACATTACTGGGCCGGCGCGCTGCGCCGCGCGGTGATCGACGGCGATGTCGAAAATGGCAGCCTGATGGCCGGTCAGTCGGTCGGCATGGTGACCAAGGAAGAGCCGGTGGCAGAGATCATCGCGTCGCTGATGGACGAGGCGGCCGAGGCGCTGGGGCGGCGGAGCGTCTGA
- the ubiG gene encoding bifunctional 2-polyprenyl-6-hydroxyphenol methylase/3-demethylubiquinol 3-O-methyltransferase UbiG, with translation MAKASIPTPSSIDPKEAAHFGTLAADWWNPRGSSAMLHRLNPVRLAFVRESVDAHWPDGAGGFTPLAGRRALDVGCGAGLMCEPLARMGAAVTGLDAAPENIGAASAHAAAMGLAIDYRAVGVETLTDGERFDLVTAMEVIEHVADPAAFVAALARVLAPDGLMIVSTPNRTPLSRIGMVGVAEATGMIPRGTHDWDKFLTPPELTEMLEGAGLTVSQPRGIAWSPVRGLHLGDDLALNYIVSARFVA, from the coding sequence ATGGCAAAGGCAAGCATCCCAACCCCGTCCAGCATCGACCCCAAGGAGGCCGCGCATTTCGGCACGCTGGCCGCCGACTGGTGGAACCCCAGGGGGTCTAGCGCGATGCTGCATCGCCTGAACCCCGTCCGCCTCGCATTCGTGCGGGAATCGGTGGATGCGCACTGGCCGGACGGCGCGGGCGGATTCACCCCGCTGGCGGGCCGGCGCGCGCTGGATGTGGGGTGCGGCGCGGGGCTGATGTGCGAACCGCTGGCCCGGATGGGCGCGGCGGTCACGGGGCTGGATGCGGCGCCGGAAAATATCGGCGCGGCCAGTGCGCACGCCGCCGCCATGGGCCTGGCCATCGATTACCGGGCGGTGGGGGTGGAAACGCTGACCGATGGCGAGCGGTTCGACCTGGTCACCGCGATGGAGGTGATCGAACATGTCGCCGATCCCGCCGCATTCGTCGCGGCGCTCGCCCGCGTGCTGGCGCCGGACGGGCTGATGATCGTGTCCACGCCGAACCGCACGCCCCTGTCGCGGATCGGCATGGTGGGCGTGGCAGAGGCGACGGGCATGATCCCGCGCGGCACGCATGACTGGGACAAGTTCCTGACCCCGCCGGAGCTGACCGAAATGCTGGAGGGCGCAGGACTGACGGTATCGCAGCCGCGCGGCATCGCCTGGTCCCCGGTTCGCGGGCTTCATCTGGGCGATGACTTGGCGCTCAACTATATCGTCAGCGCACGGTTCGTCGCGTGA
- a CDS encoding 16S rRNA (uracil(1498)-N(3))-methyltransferase yields the protein MIATPAWPPQSTPRLFVDQPLSEGMSLTLDGNAAHYLGQVMRMAPGDPVKLFDNRTGEWLAVAADVAKRRVTLTIGTLLRPREPVPDLWLCAAPIKKGRIEWTLEKACELGVDRIVPVLTRRCVVDKLNPERLGAHLIEAAEQCGRTALPALDPAVKLTAMLRDWPAGRHLFFADEAGGEPALTAMQARPGPAAILIGPEGGFDDEERAAIRACPAAIGITLGPRILRAETAAAAAVGLWMAAAGDW from the coding sequence ATGATCGCCACTCCGGCCTGGCCGCCGCAATCGACCCCGCGCCTGTTCGTCGATCAGCCGCTGAGCGAGGGGATGTCGCTGACCCTTGACGGCAATGCCGCCCATTATCTGGGGCAGGTGATGCGGATGGCGCCGGGCGATCCGGTGAAGCTGTTCGACAACCGCACCGGCGAGTGGCTGGCGGTGGCCGCCGACGTGGCGAAGCGGCGCGTGACGCTGACCATCGGCACGCTGCTCCGCCCGCGCGAGCCGGTGCCCGACCTGTGGCTATGCGCCGCGCCGATCAAGAAAGGGCGGATCGAATGGACGCTGGAAAAGGCGTGCGAACTGGGCGTCGACCGGATCGTGCCGGTGCTGACCCGGCGCTGCGTCGTGGACAAGCTGAATCCCGAACGGCTGGGCGCGCATCTGATCGAGGCCGCGGAACAATGCGGCCGTACCGCGCTGCCCGCGCTTGACCCGGCGGTGAAGCTGACGGCGATGCTGCGCGACTGGCCCGCGGGGCGCCACCTGTTCTTTGCGGACGAGGCGGGCGGCGAACCCGCGCTGACGGCCATGCAGGCGCGCCCCGGCCCGGCGGCAATCCTGATCGGGCCGGAGGGCGGGTTTGATGACGAAGAACGCGCGGCCATCCGCGCCTGTCCGGCGGCCATCGGCATCACGCTTGGCCCCCGCATCCTGCGCGCCGAAACGGCGGCGGCAGCGGCGGTCGGACTGTGGATGGCAGCGGCGGGGGATTGGTAG
- a CDS encoding S41 family peptidase, translating into MRNRAVSAIVLAAFLSGCGGGGGSSSGGGGPISTPAPAPAPTPTPAPPATTTCSLASRQDWVAAQINEWYLFPDLLATNVNASSFNNLDDYVDALVAPARAQRRDRFFTYVTSIAEENAFNNSGQTAGFGFRLATDPSQTRLFIAESFENTPATDNNVDRGAEVLAIGTTPQTLRTIDQIAREDGGSLGPSLGPDTVGTSRSFQVRDGAGTRTVTLTKRNYDIQPVSTRYGVRILNDGGKKVGYVNLRTFISTADAQLRNAFTQFRAEGVTEVIVDVRYNGGGLVRIAELFGDLLGGNRATSDVFSRTTFRPSKSSFDESRNFAPQPQSIAATKIVFIGTGGTASASELVANSFIPYLGNNIALVGTNTFGKPVGQIALDRAACDDRLRVVAFATQNRDRQGEYFNGLASVMPRTCQAGDDFTRPLGDPSEASVSAALGFLAGRSCTPISSGGATASATRFRDSAPYQLLSPDRPSVAQREVPGLF; encoded by the coding sequence ATGCGTAATCGTGCCGTTTCGGCAATCGTCCTTGCTGCGTTCCTTTCAGGCTGCGGGGGCGGCGGCGGATCGTCGTCCGGCGGCGGCGGGCCGATCAGCACGCCGGCCCCGGCCCCAGCCCCGACGCCCACGCCTGCTCCGCCCGCAACGACCACCTGTTCGCTGGCATCGCGGCAGGACTGGGTCGCGGCACAGATCAACGAATGGTATCTGTTCCCCGACCTGCTGGCCACCAACGTCAACGCGTCCAGTTTCAACAATCTGGACGATTATGTCGACGCGCTGGTCGCGCCCGCCCGCGCCCAGCGGCGGGACCGGTTCTTCACATATGTCACCTCGATTGCCGAGGAGAATGCGTTCAACAATTCCGGCCAGACGGCGGGCTTTGGCTTCCGCCTCGCCACCGACCCCAGCCAGACGCGCCTGTTCATCGCGGAAAGTTTCGAAAACACGCCCGCCACGGACAATAATGTCGATCGCGGCGCAGAAGTGCTGGCCATCGGCACCACGCCCCAGACGCTGCGCACCATCGATCAGATCGCGCGAGAGGATGGCGGATCGCTCGGCCCCTCGCTTGGCCCGGACACCGTCGGCACCAGCCGGTCGTTCCAGGTGCGCGACGGCGCCGGCACCCGCACGGTGACGCTGACCAAGCGGAATTACGACATTCAGCCGGTGTCGACCCGCTATGGCGTCCGCATCCTGAACGATGGCGGGAAAAAGGTGGGGTATGTGAACCTGCGCACCTTCATCTCGACGGCGGATGCCCAGCTTCGCAACGCCTTTACCCAGTTCCGGGCAGAGGGCGTGACCGAGGTGATCGTCGATGTCCGCTACAATGGCGGCGGACTGGTGCGGATTGCCGAGCTGTTCGGCGACCTGTTGGGCGGCAACCGCGCGACCAGCGACGTGTTCAGCCGCACGACGTTCCGCCCATCCAAATCCAGTTTCGACGAATCCCGCAATTTCGCGCCCCAGCCCCAGTCGATTGCCGCGACCAAGATCGTGTTCATCGGCACCGGCGGCACGGCATCGGCCAGCGAACTGGTCGCCAATTCCTTCATCCCCTATCTGGGCAACAACATCGCGCTTGTCGGCACCAATACGTTCGGAAAGCCAGTGGGCCAGATCGCGCTGGACCGCGCGGCGTGCGACGACCGGTTGCGCGTCGTCGCCTTTGCCACCCAGAACCGCGACCGGCAGGGCGAATATTTCAACGGCCTGGCCAGCGTGATGCCGCGCACGTGCCAGGCGGGCGATGATTTCACCCGGCCACTGGGCGATCCGTCGGAAGCATCGGTCAGCGCCGCACTGGGCTTTCTGGCCGGGCGGTCCTGCACCCCGATCAGCAGCGGCGGGGCGACGGCATCGGCCACCCGGTTCCGCGATTCGGCCCCCTATCAGTTGCTGAGCCCGGATCGGCCGAGCGTCGCGCAGCGCGAAGTGCCGGGGCTGTTCTGA